In Bacteroides coprosuis DSM 18011, the following are encoded in one genomic region:
- a CDS encoding Endonuclease/exonuclease/phosphatase (InterPro IPR005135~KEGG: bfr:BF3300 hypothetical protein~PFAM: Endonuclease/exonuclease/phosphatase~SPTR: Putative uncharacterized protein;~IMG reference gene:2504106624~PFAM: Endonuclease/Exonuclease/phosphatase family), with product MKKIIITLSVALIGLFFLLSCKKKAETIYSIAFYNVENLFDTIHDSGKNDYEYLPDGRREWDREKYTNKLKNIAQVLSELSRDRVKEGPVVIGLAEVENFRVLQDLISEPALKNEYQFVHYEGPDKRGIDCALLYNPKLFTPTASVLVPSTPFEGDTIHKTRGFLVVTGNVADEEMTFIVNHWPSRGAKAPVRVHAANQVKAITDSLYAVNKKAKIVVMGDLNDDPMDESVSVAFGAKKFVKDVKKGGFYNPWWEILEDKGVGTLMYRGAWNLFDQIIISQPLLKAKKGLRYVDSEVFMRDYLFQKTGKYKGSPLRTHGGQTWLNGYSDHLPTIIYVEK from the coding sequence ATGAAAAAGATTATTATTACCTTATCTGTAGCCTTAATAGGACTCTTTTTCTTACTGTCTTGTAAGAAAAAGGCTGAAACTATTTATAGTATTGCTTTCTATAATGTTGAAAACTTATTTGATACTATTCATGATTCAGGCAAAAACGATTATGAATACCTTCCAGATGGGAGAAGAGAATGGGATAGGGAGAAATATACTAATAAACTTAAAAATATAGCTCAGGTATTAAGTGAGTTGTCAAGAGATAGAGTAAAAGAGGGTCCTGTAGTTATTGGATTAGCTGAAGTTGAAAACTTTAGAGTGCTGCAAGATTTAATTAGTGAACCTGCTCTCAAGAATGAATACCAATTTGTACATTATGAAGGTCCAGATAAGCGAGGTATAGATTGTGCACTCTTATATAATCCTAAATTATTTACACCTACTGCTAGTGTGCTAGTACCTTCTACTCCTTTTGAGGGAGATACTATTCATAAAACAAGAGGCTTTTTGGTTGTAACAGGAAATGTAGCTGATGAAGAAATGACTTTTATAGTAAATCATTGGCCATCACGTGGGGCAAAGGCTCCAGTCCGAGTTCATGCAGCCAATCAAGTAAAAGCCATAACAGATTCTCTTTATGCTGTTAATAAAAAAGCCAAAATAGTTGTCATGGGAGATTTAAATGATGATCCTATGGATGAAAGTGTTTCTGTAGCTTTTGGTGCTAAGAAATTTGTGAAGGATGTAAAAAAAGGAGGTTTCTATAATCCTTGGTGGGAAATATTAGAAGATAAAGGTGTCGGTACATTAATGTATCGTGGCGCTTGGAATTTATTTGATCAAATAATAATATCTCAACCTCTATTGAAAGCTAAAAAAGGATTGAGATATGTAGATAGTGAAGTCTTTATGAGAGATTACCTATTTCAGAAAACAGGTAAATATAAAGGCTCTCCTCTTCGTACTCATGGAGGGCAAACATGGTTAAATGGTTATAGTGATCACTTACCTACGATTATCTATGTAGAGAAGTAA